From one Flavobacteriales bacterium genomic stretch:
- a CDS encoding acetyl-CoA carboxylase biotin carboxyl carrier protein subunit — MAKLFAAISGTGTELILERTTPTGAWSLTGTDADVVRTGPAQFSVLINGQSHRVLVLKEDKESRTVRLRIGARTCTVKLEEEQDRLMQTLGLDKAARKAGDLKAPMPGLVLNVLVKPGDRVKKNDPVLVLEAMKMENLIKAPADAEVKAVPAEKGKPVEKGQLLIRFV, encoded by the coding sequence ATGGCCAAGCTCTTCGCCGCGATCTCCGGCACCGGCACGGAACTCATCCTTGAGCGCACAACGCCCACCGGAGCATGGAGCCTGACGGGCACCGACGCAGACGTGGTGCGCACCGGTCCGGCGCAATTCAGCGTGCTGATCAACGGCCAGAGCCACCGCGTACTGGTATTGAAGGAAGACAAGGAGAGCCGCACCGTGCGCCTCCGGATCGGCGCGCGCACATGCACCGTGAAGCTTGAGGAAGAGCAGGACCGCCTCATGCAGACCCTGGGCTTGGACAAAGCGGCCCGCAAGGCTGGCGACCTGAAGGCCCCAATGCCCGGTCTGGTGCTCAATGTGCTGGTGAAGCCCGGTGACCGCGTGAAGAAGAACGATCCGGTGCTGGTGCTCGAGGCCATGAAGATGGAGAACCTGATCAAGGCCCCGGCCGATGCTGAGGTGAAGGCCGTACCTGCCGAAAAGGGCAAGCCCGTGGAGAAAGGGCAGCTGCTCATCCGGTTCGTTTGA
- a CDS encoding superoxide dismutase, with protein MDRKRFITRSLQAIAGAAIAGPAVMQAGSCSIPYEAGGHPAPTGPPAKGSGPLFSQVKLPYAFDSLEPHIDALTMEIHYTKHHAAYVKNVNEAIAAESIEAEHEAAFFGSVSKLSAKARNNGGGAWNHNYFWQVMAPGQSGSPSGKALDAITSAFGSFEKLKAAFNDAAMRRFGSGWAWLVEREGKLAIGSTPNQDNPLMDVSDLKGKPLLALDVWEHAYYLKYQNKRNEYVTAWWNVVNWDAVAARLG; from the coding sequence ATGGATAGGAAACGATTCATCACGCGCTCGCTGCAGGCCATTGCGGGAGCGGCGATCGCAGGCCCCGCAGTGATGCAGGCGGGGTCATGCTCCATCCCGTATGAGGCGGGAGGCCATCCCGCGCCCACAGGACCTCCGGCGAAGGGCAGCGGCCCGCTTTTCTCGCAAGTGAAGCTCCCCTATGCTTTCGATTCGCTGGAGCCGCACATTGATGCCCTCACCATGGAAATCCACTACACGAAGCACCACGCGGCTTACGTGAAGAATGTGAACGAGGCCATCGCTGCGGAGAGCATCGAAGCTGAGCATGAGGCAGCCTTCTTCGGGAGCGTGTCGAAACTGAGCGCGAAAGCCCGCAACAATGGTGGCGGCGCCTGGAACCACAATTACTTCTGGCAAGTGATGGCGCCCGGTCAGAGCGGCTCGCCCTCGGGCAAAGCGCTGGATGCGATCACCTCCGCATTCGGCTCATTCGAGAAGCTCAAGGCCGCTTTCAACGATGCGGCCATGAGGCGCTTCGGTAGCGGCTGGGCCTGGCTGGTTGAGCGCGAAGGCAAGCTCGCCATCGGAAGCACGCCTAACCAGGACAACCCGTTGATGGATGTCAGCGACCTGAAGGGAAAGCCTTTACTGGCGCTCGATGTCTGGGAGCATGCCTACTACCTGAAGTACCAGAACAAGCGCAACGAATACGTGACGGCCTGGTGGAATGTGGTGAACTGGGATGCCGTGGCCGCAAGGCTTGGATGA
- a CDS encoding aminoacyl-tRNA hydrolase, which yields MKHLIIGLGNPGPEYADTRHNIGFQVLDRLADAAGVRFTHDRYSDRAEFRHKGRSFILIKPSTFMNLSGKAVRYWMDQEGIPADRVLVITDDLAIPFGAIRIRAKGGAGGHNGLTSIIELLGTEEFPRLRFGIGSEFPKGRQSDYVLSPWSEEERKTIAERIELASKAVLQFGLLGVADAMNNFNKR from the coding sequence ATGAAGCACCTCATCATTGGCTTGGGTAATCCCGGACCGGAATACGCGGACACGCGGCACAACATCGGCTTCCAAGTGCTCGACCGCTTGGCCGATGCCGCTGGCGTCCGTTTCACCCACGACCGCTATAGCGATCGCGCCGAATTCCGCCATAAGGGCCGCAGCTTCATCCTGATCAAGCCCAGCACCTTCATGAACCTCAGCGGGAAGGCCGTGCGCTATTGGATGGATCAGGAAGGCATCCCCGCAGACCGCGTGCTGGTGATCACGGACGACCTTGCGATCCCATTCGGGGCCATCCGCATCCGCGCGAAAGGAGGCGCCGGGGGCCACAATGGGCTCACCAGCATCATCGAGCTGCTGGGCACCGAGGAATTCCCGCGCTTGCGCTTCGGCATCGGCAGCGAATTCCCCAAAGGGCGCCAGAGCGACTACGTGCTCAGCCCGTGGAGCGAGGAGGAGCGCAAGACCATCGCGGAGCGTATCGAGCTCGCTTCCAAAGCAGTGCTGCAATTCGGCCTGCTCGGCGTAGCCGATGCCATGAACAACTTCAACAAGCGCTGA
- a CDS encoding acyltransferase: MHQPRNFPALTGIRAVAALLVFLHHYGPGIPALQHPLLLAVFGQCHVGVTLFFLSGFLIANRYWSVGLGDLPAFLLRRAGRIMPLYLLITAVVFVYPWWARESDGVFPLALFLANATLLRGWFADLWNTGIVQGWSLTAEMTFYCLALPILWCVRRIPVALLVIPALLIATGLVLVEALNGLAPYGFMGSRTFFFGITFPGRCVEFLAGMALVWAMREPAWEAMPRRATLIGTVLCCGLVCISATLRADYADPLGVVLLNACLPLGITVLFAGLMSERSWMRRMLESGPFQVMGRASYAFYLIHMGLIFQLIDRHSPSLIITLLVLQMIAWLLFYTIEDPCNRWFKRRFPIRAA; encoded by the coding sequence GTGCATCAGCCACGCAACTTCCCCGCGCTCACCGGCATTCGCGCCGTCGCTGCGCTGCTCGTCTTTCTTCATCACTACGGCCCGGGCATACCCGCTCTTCAGCACCCGTTGCTCTTGGCCGTCTTTGGCCAATGCCACGTCGGCGTCACGCTCTTCTTTCTCAGCGGGTTTCTCATCGCCAACCGGTATTGGTCGGTGGGCCTGGGCGACCTGCCCGCTTTTCTCCTTCGCAGGGCTGGCCGGATCATGCCACTCTACCTCTTGATCACGGCAGTGGTCTTCGTGTACCCATGGTGGGCACGGGAGAGCGATGGTGTGTTCCCTCTCGCCCTGTTCCTGGCGAACGCCACGCTGCTGCGCGGCTGGTTCGCCGACTTGTGGAATACTGGCATCGTGCAGGGCTGGTCGCTCACCGCAGAGATGACCTTCTATTGCCTTGCCTTGCCCATCTTGTGGTGCGTACGCCGAATTCCGGTTGCGCTGTTGGTCATCCCTGCATTATTGATCGCAACGGGGTTGGTCCTGGTTGAGGCGCTCAATGGACTGGCGCCCTATGGCTTCATGGGCTCACGCACATTCTTCTTCGGCATCACCTTTCCGGGGCGTTGCGTTGAGTTCCTCGCGGGTATGGCCCTGGTCTGGGCTATGCGCGAACCCGCTTGGGAGGCTATGCCTCGAAGGGCTACGCTGATTGGCACCGTGCTCTGCTGCGGCTTGGTCTGCATTTCCGCAACCCTTCGCGCGGACTACGCAGATCCCCTTGGCGTTGTGCTCTTGAACGCGTGCCTTCCTCTGGGCATCACGGTTCTCTTCGCGGGACTGATGAGCGAGCGCTCTTGGATGCGCCGGATGCTTGAAAGCGGGCCGTTTCAGGTGATGGGCCGCGCGTCCTACGCCTTCTACCTCATCCACATGGGCCTCATCTTCCAGCTCATCGATCGCCATTCGCCGAGCCTGATCATCACCTTACTCGTGCTGCAGATGATCGCCTGGCTGCTCTTCTACACGATAGAGGACCCATGCAATCGCTGGTTCAAGAGGAGATTCCCGATCAGGGCGGCGTAA
- a CDS encoding 50S ribosomal protein L25, translating to MNRITLSGNVRQQVGTKDAAQLRRVKRVPCVLYGGTGTVHFSVDEAALRKVVFTPEVNGIELDLDGNKTLAMVHQKQFHPLNDRVIHVDFMEMKEDREAKVQLSVRLKGQPIGVRNGGKVSQVMRKVTVKGLPSAIPAHLEVDVAGLDINQSLHVGDLKLNGLTPMHDVDAVVVSVKVPKKVEEAAPAAGAAPAAGAAAPAADAKAGDAKAAEAKPAAKK from the coding sequence ATGAACAGAATCACCCTCAGCGGCAATGTCCGCCAACAAGTCGGCACCAAGGATGCCGCCCAGCTGCGCCGTGTGAAGCGCGTGCCCTGCGTGCTCTACGGAGGCACGGGCACGGTCCACTTCAGCGTGGACGAGGCCGCCCTGCGCAAAGTGGTCTTCACCCCGGAGGTCAATGGCATCGAGCTTGACCTCGACGGCAACAAGACCCTCGCCATGGTGCACCAGAAGCAATTCCACCCACTCAATGACCGCGTGATCCATGTGGATTTCATGGAGATGAAGGAGGACCGCGAAGCCAAGGTGCAGCTCTCCGTTCGGCTGAAGGGACAGCCCATTGGCGTGCGCAATGGCGGCAAGGTCAGCCAGGTGATGCGCAAGGTGACGGTGAAGGGCCTGCCCAGCGCGATCCCCGCTCACTTGGAAGTGGACGTGGCCGGCCTCGACATCAACCAGAGCCTGCACGTCGGCGACCTGAAACTCAATGGCCTCACGCCGATGCACGACGTTGACGCCGTTGTGGTCTCGGTGAAAGTGCCGAAGAAGGTTGAAGAAGCGGCGCCTGCGGCCGGCGCCGCCCCCGCTGCCGGTGCAGCTGCCCCCGCTGCCGATGCCAAAGCAGGCGATGCGAAGGCCGCAGAGGCCAAGCCCGCAGCGAAGAAGTAG